From the genome of Colletotrichum destructivum chromosome 10, complete sequence, one region includes:
- a CDS encoding Putative major facilitator superfamily, MFS transporter superfamily has protein sequence MDPNRLPPQQQSQRPPRPDLKRGVLGSLTAASAAAYNFLAHDFEYVPDRYLDEKAHPTRLSRAGSSIRLGHARGRNDYPLRPPPVRKRTWQTQENGALASKFSEESLPNPYDEARGGRDRNPFDDANAVEDQHEQDREEDDEPFSIFSRKQKWSIIVIIGLAGLFSGLSSNIYNPSLDAISRELGVTASQVSLTITSYLIMQAVTPLFWGPMSDTLGRRPTYIASFAVYIVGNVALSFSPNYAVLLIFRGVQAAGSASTVSIGNGVMQDIAPNSERGAFIAFYQAIRNFSTAIGPVLGGALANSLGFRSVFIFLLIASSLILIAILVYLPETMRTIAGNGSLRLTGIYKPLYRYVSKEPKYMQDPEGPLNRQKITFFTFLRPFRLFKEKDLVINLVWGGVIYAIWNMITTSTTPLFKASFGLSELLLGVAFIPNGLGTIVGSVIAGKILTRDYKTVETKFKETHNIPYDEELSSKEIPPDFPLEQARLQRLPWFVALFVASTAGYGFSLAYPTMTARPGWIALPLTMQFLIAAAANGIFALNQTIISDLCPGQGASATAVNNLVRCGLAALGVAFAEQMLNAVGPGTAFLALGMAVIAVSPIQVVNQFWGPKWRAQRECRRSKVSVTDQDRQKA, from the exons ATGGATCCTAACCGGCTGCCACCGCAGCAACAATCACAGAGACCGCCCAGACCAGATCTCAAGAGAGGGGTTCTCGGGAGTCTGACGGCCGCATCAGCTGCAGCCTACAACTTTCTCGCCCACGACTTTGAATATGTGCCGGACCGCTATCTAGACGAAAAGGCCCATCCCACCCGCTTATCTCGGGCCGGCTCCAGCATCCGGCTGGGACACGCGCGCGGCCGCAACGACTACCCCCTCAGGCCACCGCCTGTCCGCAAGAGGACGTGGCAGACACAAGAGAACGGCGCGCTCGCCAGCAAGTTCTCGGAGGAGTCCCTGCCCAACCCGTACGATGAGGCCCGCGGAGGCCGCGACAGAAACCcgttcgacgacgccaacgcgGTTGAGGATCAGCATGAGCAGGACagggaagaggacgacgaacccttctccatcttctccaggaagcagaagtggtccatcatcgtcatcatcgggCTGGCCGGTCTCTTTTCCGGCCTGTCTTCCAACATTTACAATCCGTCACTGGATGCTATTTCGAGG GAGCTGGGAGTCACCGCATCGCAGGTCTCTCTCACCATAACATCCTACTTGATCATGCAGGCTGTGACGCCGCTGTTCTGGGGTCCCATGTCAGACACACTGGGCCGGCGGCCGACGTACATTGCGTCGTTTGCAGTCTACATTGTCGGGAACGTAGCCTTGAGCTTCTCTCCCAACTACGCCGTGCTGCTCATTTTCCGGGGAGTTCAAGCTGCAGGGAGCGCCTCAACAGTCAGCATCG GCAACGGTGTCATGCAGGACATAGCCCCAAACTCGGAGAGGGGGGCTTTCATTGCTTTTTATCAAGCTA TTCGCAACTTCAGCACGGCAATCGGCCCAGTCCTAGGCGGTGCCCTGGCCAACTCTCTTGGCTTCCGATCagtcttcatcttcctgtTGATAGCCTCgtctctcattctcatcgCCATTCTCGTCTATCTGCCAGAGACCATGCGAACGATCGCCGGAAACGGCTCGCTGCGCTTGACGGGCATCTACAAGCCTCTCTATCGATACGTTTCGAAGGAACCCAAGTACATGCAGGACCCGGAAGGTCCGCTCAACCGGCAGAAAATcaccttcttcaccttcttGAGGCCGTTTAGGCTGTTCAAGGAAAAGGATCTCGTCATCAATCTCGTCTGGGGTGGAGTCATTTACGCCATCTGGAACATGATCACGACTAGCACAACACCGTTGTTTAAAGCAAGCTTTGGCCTCagcgagctcctcctcggcgtggCATTTATACCCAATG GACTCGGGACGATTGTCGGCTCAGTCATTGCCGGGAAGATCTTGACCCGAGACTACAAGACCGTCGAGACCAAGTTCAAGGAAACACACAACATACCCTACGACGAGGAGTTGTCGTCAAAGGAAATCCCACCCGACTTCCCGCTGGAGCAGGCCCGCCTGCAACGTCTGCCATGGTTCGTCGCCCTATTCGTCGCCTCGACCGCCGGCTACGGCTTCTCGCTGGCGTATCCCACCATGACGGCTCGGCCCGGGTGGATCGCATTGCCTCTGACCATGCAATTCCTCATCGCAGCTGCGGCCAACGGCATCTTCGCCCTCAACCAAACCATTATATCGGATCTGTGTCCCGGCCAGGGCGCGAGCGCGACAGCAGTCAACAACTTGGTTCGCTGCGGCCTGGCGGCTCTCGGTGTGGCCTTTGCAGAGCAGATGCTCAACGCCGTCGGTCCTGGTACGGCCTTCCTGGCCCTGGGGATGGCCGTCATAGCCGTCTCGCCGATCCAGGTGGTCAACCAGTTCTGGGGGCCCAAGTGGCGTGCACAGAGGGAGTGCAGGAGGTCCAAGGTGAGCGTGACGGACCAAGATCGGCAGAAAGCTTAG
- a CDS encoding Putative amidase signature domain-containing protein, whose protein sequence is MAMQRSFLALALLWLRVFTIATCSSVKSVPFPSLIDVTIDELAEGLENGLFTSVDLVNAYLGRIAQVNSTLNVVTEVNPDALSIAADLDASRANGTIKGPLHGIPILIKNNIATADRMNNTAGSWALVGAKVPRDSFMAMKLREAGAVILGKTNLSQWANFRSNNTSNGWSAYGGQVYAAYYPQQDPSGSSSGSGVASDLGLALAALGTETDGSILSPSQRNNLVGIKPTVGLTSRHLVIPISEHQDTIGPMARTVKDAAYILHAIAGADPSDNYTSAIPNNGEIPDYPAACDMYALRGARIGIPRNAIELFSDNTTGTETEAFEKALDVFRAAGAVIVDNANFTAAEQLVTSNSETVVLNADFISNLASYLAELSFNPNNLTSLADVRRFTQSFKLEDYPDRNTGVWDDALDEQGFNNTDPRFWAAWQESAYLGGEGGLLGTLERHHLDAVILPTSFSSPWAAIIGAPVVTVPLGFYPANATVIKNRRGNLVDTGPHVPFGISFLGAKFQEARLIGLAYAYEQRTLTRSKVQPYIVPSIEIGDFTGF, encoded by the exons atggcTATGCAGCGTTCATTTTTGGCTCTAGCACTCCTCTGGTTGAGAGTCTTTACCATCGCGACGTGCTCGAGTG TCAAGAGTGTACCGTTTCCCAGCCTGATCGATGTGACAATCGATGAGTTGGCAGAGGGCTTGGAAAACGGCTTGTTTACTAGCGTCGATCTGGTCAACGCCTATCTCGGTCGTATCGCCCAGGTGAACAGCACGCTGAACGTCGTGACCGAGGTGAACCCCGACGCGCTCTCCATCGCTGCAGATCTGGACGCTTCGCGGGCCAATGGCACCATAAAGGGGCCACTCCACGGGATTCCTATCCTCATCAAGAACAAcatcgccaccgccgaccgTATGAACAATACGGCGGGATCCTGGGCGCTTGTCGGCGCCAAAGTGCCCCGAGATAGCTTCATGGCCATGAAACTGCGCGAAGCGGGAGCTGTCATCCTCGGCAAGACAAACCTCAGCCAGTGGGCCAACTTCAGAAGCAACAACACGAGCAACGGCTGGTCGGCGTATGGCGGTCAAGTGTACGCTGCTTACTATCCCCAACAAGATCCGAGTGGGAGTtccagcggcagcggtgTGGCCTCTGATCTGGGACTCGCCCTCGCGGCGTTGGGCACCGAG ACGGATGGTTCGATTTTGTCGCCTTCTCAGCGCAATAACCTGGTCGGCATCAAGCCGACCGTAGGCCTCACTTCTAGGCACCTCGTCATCCCCATCAGCGAGCATCAGGACACCATCGGACCAATGGCCCGGACCGTCAAGGACGCGGCGTACATCTTGCACGCCATCGCCGGTGCGGACCCTAGCGACAACTACACCTCGGCGATTCCCAATAACGGCGAGATACCCGACTATCCGGCGGCCTGCGACATGTACGCTCTCCGCGGGGCACGCATCGGCATCCCGCGCAACGCCATCGAGCTCTTCTCCGACAACACGACCGGCACCGAGACGGAGGCCTTCGAGAAAGCGCTCGACGTCTTCAGGGCAGCAGGCGCCGTCATCGTAGACAATGCAaacttcaccgccgccgagcagctcgTGACCTCCAACTCGGAGACCGTCGTTCTCAACGCCGACTTTATCTCGAACCTGGCATCctacctcgccgagctgagCTTCAATCCAAACAACCTGACCTCACTGGCCGACGTCCGTAGATTCACGCAGTCCTTCAAGCTGGAAGACTACCCCGATCGCAACACGGGCGTGTGGGACGACGCTCTCGACGAGCAGGGGTTCAACAACACCGACCCGCGGTTCTGGGCTGCGTGGCAGGAGAGCGCGtatctcggcggcgagggcgggtTGTTGGGCACTTTGGAGAGGCACCATCTCGATGCCGTCATCTTGCCGACCAGCTTTTCGAGTCCGTGGGCCGCCATCATCGGGGCGCCCGTGGTGACGGTCCCGCTGGGATTCTATCCGGCAAACGCCACGGTGATCAAGAACCGGAGGGGCAACCTGGTAGACACCGGCCCCCATGTGCC GTTTGGCATCAGCTTCCTTGGAGCAAAATTTCAGGAGGCTCGGCTGATTGGCCTGGCGTACGCATATGAGCAGCGGACGTTGACGAGGTCAAAGGTCCAGCCGTACATCGTCCCCAGCATTGAGATTGGAGACTTTACTGGGTTTTAG
- a CDS encoding Putative amino acid permease, whose amino-acid sequence MSDGLVKRTSSSEGAHDIEKTGYDTQTYDKENVQIRGLETSAETSLHRGLKARHITMIAIGGAIGTGLIIGTGKALAQAGPGSVFISYTLVGFIVFLVMAGLGEMAAWLPISSGFTGYASRFCDPSLGFALGWTYWFKYIIVTPNQLTAAALVIQFWVDRERVNPGVFIAIFLVVIVCINYFGIRFFGEFEFWLSSFKVITIVGIILFSLILALGGGPDGDRKGFRYWKEPGAFKEYIDTGNAGRFLGFWSCMVNATFAYLGTELVGVTVAEAQNPRKTIPRAIKLTFYRILFFYCLSVLLVGMLVPYDSKELVFATKAQTGASASPFVVAATLAGVKVIPHIINACICVFVFSASNSDLYIASRTLYGLASDGSAPAIFKRTDKRGVPVYALGFSALFALLAFMNVSNDSKAVFGYFVNLTTIFGLLTWISILVTHIWWCKARKAQNIPNEVLPYVAPLGIWGSYGALALCIIVALTKNYDVFTGGDFGKEKYKTFITGYLGIPLYLILIFGHKFYYKTRGVKPHEADFYTGKDIIDREEEEFLARKAAEKEASGGKGGKGGWFYKTFLSWLF is encoded by the exons ATGagcgacggcctcgtcaagcggacgtcctcctcggagggcgcccacgacatcgagaAGACGGGCTACGACACCCAGACCTACGACAAGGAGAATGTCCAgatccgcggcctcgagacCAGCGCCGAGACGTCGCTGCATCGCGGCCTCAAGGCCCGCCACATCACCATGATTGCCATCGGCGGTGCCATCGGAACTGGTCTCATCATCGGAACCGGCAAGGCCCTCGCCCAGGCAGGCCCCGGCTCCGTCTTCATCTCGTACACTCTCGTCGGtttcatcgtcttcctcgtcatggCTGGTCTCGGTGAGATGGCCGCCTGGCTGCCCATCTCCTCTGGATTCACCGGTTACGCCTCCAGATTCTGCGACCCTTCGCTTGGTTTTGCCCTCGGCTGGAC GTATTGGTTCAAGTACATCATCGTCACGCCCAACCAGCTTacagccgccgccctcgtcatccagTTCTGGGTAGACCGTGAGAGAGTCAACCCCGGTGTCTTCATCGCtatcttcctcgtcgtcatcgtctgcATCAACTACTTCGGCATCCGTTTCTTCGGCGAGTTCGAGTTCTGGCTGTCCAGTTTCAAGGTCATCACCATCGTTggcatcatcctcttctccctcatcctcgccctcggcggtggcCCCGACGGGGACCGCAAGGGCTTCCGCTACTGGAAAGAACCTGG TGCCTTCAAAGAGTACATCGACACTGGCAACGCCGGCCGCTTCCTCGGCTTCTGGTCCTGCATGGTCAACGCCACCTTTGCCTACCTGGGCACTGAGCTCGTCGGtgtcaccgtcgccgaggcccagaaCCCTCGCAAGACGATTCCCCGCGCCATCAAGCTGACCTTCTACCGCATCCTGTTCTTCTACTGCCTCAgtgtcctcctcgtcggcatgcTGGTTCCCTACGACTCTAAGGAACTTGTCTTCGCCACCAAGGCTCAGACCGGtgcctccgcctcgcccttcgtcgtcgccgccacgcTGGCCGGTGTCAAGGTCATCCCCCACATCATCAACGCTTGCATCTGTGTCTTTGTCTTCTCCGCGTCCAACTCGGATCTGTACATTGCTAGCCGTACCCTCTACGGCCTCGCCTCGGACGGCTCTGCCCCTGCCATCTTCAAGCGCACCGACAAGCGCGGCGTGCCCGTCTACGCCCTCGGCTTCTccgccctcttcgccctgCTGGCCTTCATGAACGTCTCCAACGACTCcaaggccgtcttcggcTACTTCGTCAACCTGACGACCATCTTCGGCCTGCTGACCTGGATCTCCATCCTCGTCACTCATATCTGGTGGTGCAAGGCCCGCAAAGCGCAGAACATCCCCAACGAGGTCCTGCCCTACGTCGCGCCCCTCGGCATCTGGGGCTCCTACGGCGCGCTGGCTCTTtgcatcatcgtcgccctcacCAAGAACTACGATGTCTtcaccggcggcgacttCGGCAAGGAGAAGTACAAGACCTTCATCACCGGCTACCTCGGCATCCCCCTCTacctcatcctcatcttcggccACAAGTTCTACTACAAGACCCGCGGCGTCAAGCCTCACGAGGCCGACTTCTACACCGGCAAGGACATCATCGaccgcgaggaggaggagttcCTCGCGCGCAAGGCCGcagagaaggaggccagcggtggcaagggcggcaagggcggATGGTTCTACAAGACCTTCTTGTCCTGGCTGTTCTAA
- a CDS encoding Putative concentrative nucleoside transporter domain-containing protein produces the protein MHPAPTASPGGGDPSGTDFTSEKRGGIPESDVGAGELQVGHAPLSKADEMGKSPAKDGDATDATAAADASDLEVGTNQTDSMRDSKGKRAKWTRFYRRYRLPVHVVVWMLFTAWWIVGLVFQRDRLGWLKPFLVYLAITIRIVTLWLPAAAVMVPLRFVWGHTVARVYDLTPKKLHQPLAALLTIGVFLVGSMIPDDVGENTRASRAISLFGLLLMIALLTATSRDWRKIPWHTVIGGMLTQFVIAVFVLKTSVGYDIFAFISEMARTLLGFAKEGLEFLTDEEVPTRTWFLISVIPAIIFFISLVQLLYHCGFLQWFIKKFAVFFFWSLRVSGAEAVVATATPFIGQGESAMLIKPFVPYLTLSEIHQVMTCGFATIAGSVLVGYISLGLDAQVLVSSCVMSIPASIAVSKLRYPETEESLTKGSITVPDDDEKASNAIHAFANGAWFGLKVAGMILATLLCIISFVALINGVLGWVGRYLGIHDPPLTLQLILGYILYPVAWCLGVPNKDLLVVGELIGMKIITNEFVAFKSLSSNVEPYVSMSARSKLIATYACCGFGNIGSLGTQIGVLSQIAPGRAGDVSRVALSALFAGVLSTLTSASVAGMLYTG, from the exons ATGCATCCCGCCCCTACAGCGTCGCCGGGTGGTGGTGACCCGTCTGGCACCGACTTCACCTCCGAGAAGCGCGGCGGCATACCCGAGAGCGAcgtgggcgccggcgagTTGCAAGTGGGCCACGCGCCTCTGTCGAAGGCTGATGAGATGGGAAAGTCGCccgccaaggacggcgatgccactgatgccaccgccgccgccgacgccagcgaCTTGGAGGTCGGAACGAACCAGACGGACTCGATGCGCGACTCCAAGGGCAAGCGGGCCAAATGGACGAGGTTCTACCGGAGGTACAGGCTTCCGGTCCACGTCGTTGTATGGATGCTGTTCACCGC ATGGTGgatcgtcggcctcgtcttccagCGCGACAGGCTCGGCTGGCTGAAGCCATTCCTGGTCTacctcgccatcaccatccgGATCGTCACCCTCTGGCtgccggccgcggccgtcaTGGTGCCGCTGCGCTTCGTCTGGGGCCACACCGTCGCCAGGGTCTACGACCTGACGCCCAAGAAGCTGCACCAGCcgctcgccgccctgctgaccatcggcgtcttcctcgtcggctccaTGATCCCCGACGACGTGGGCGAGAACACGCGCGCCAGCCGCGCCATCTCCCTCTTCGGCCTGCTCCTCATGATCGCCCTGCTGACCGCCACCTCGCGCGACTGGCGCAAGATCCCCTGGCacaccgtcatcggcggcatgcTGACCCAgttcgtcatcgccgtcttcgtcctcaagACGAGCGTCGGCTACGACATCTTCGCCTTCATCTCCGAGATGGCCCGCACCCTGCTGGGCTTCGCAAAGGAAGGCCTCGAGTTCTtgaccgacgaggaggtgcCCACGCGCACATGGTTCCTCATCTCCGTCATCccggccatcatcttcttcatctcgcTCGTCCAGCTGCTCTACCACTGCGGCTTCCTGCAGTGGTTCATCAAGAAgttcgccgtcttcttcttctggtcCCTCCGCGTCtcgggcgccgaggccgtcgtggccACGGCGACCCCCTTCATCGGCCAGGGCGAGTCGGCCATGCTGATCAAGCCCTTTGTGCCCTATCTCACGCTCTCCGAGATCCACCAGGTCATGACCTGCGGCttcgccaccatcgccgggTCGGTGCTCGTGGGCTACAtcagcctcggcctcgatgcccaGGTGCTCGTCTCGTCGTGCGTCATGTCGATCCCGGCCAGCATCGCCGTGTCGAAGCTGCGGTACCCGGAGACCGAGGAGAGCCTCACCAAGGGCAGCATCACGgtgcccgacgacgacgagaaggcgTCCAACGCCATCCACGCCTTCGCCAACGGCGCCTGGTTCGGCCTCAAGGTGGCCGGCATGATCCTGGCTACTCTCCTCTGCATCATCTCCTTCGTCGCCCTCATCAACGGCGTCCTGGGATGGGTCGGCAGGTATCTCGGCATCCACGACCCGCCCTTGACCCTTCAGCTCATCCTGGGCTACATCCTCTACCCGGTGGCCTGGTGTCTCGGAGTGCCGAACAAGGACCTgctcgtcgttggcgagCTCATCGGCATGAAGATCATCACCAACGAGTTTGTCGCCTTCAAGTCGCTCTCTAGCAATGTCGAGCCCTACGTGTCCATGTCTGCCCGATCCAAGCTCATCGCCACTTACGCTTGCTGC GGTTTTGGCAACATCGGATCTCTCGGCACGCAGATTGGTGTCCTCTCCCAGATCGCCCCTGGCCGTGCTGGCGACGTCTCGCGCGTTGCACTGTCGGCCTTGTTTGCCGGCGTTCTGTCGACCCTGACATCGGCCAGCGTTGCTGGTATGCTGTACACTGGGTAG
- a CDS encoding Putative zn(2)Cys(6) fungal-type DNA-binding domain-containing protein: MSSQSITAPFELSPPLYQFRGNNDTKTTGHGQAPFYPTHLGAYADTQTQPHWEEYEGLSVAQAAAVPFHEYYHPIDGSYHSAEELYPLEALGSSVHARCLDEPTLQPMTSAVASLGSQYSNFANPSQLAGCYRTGPYPTARQTAGGTLGPERVADCCGQPRHWEVSAGLATCSTWISPPPSTIALSSGSCSPKDMCIVTPRRFPFPEHQLMTHPQASPPHGIEPVTARPSPEVEMRFNHGAAGKSNAIFGHEKRAGPERAKTGSRRKRTMTEEERRAIADTRQIGACIRCRMQRLKCDVNPNDRQGPCLTCSRVDMSSAKVVHRQPCIRTKLSDVVLYRDPNTAGCEAWGSPAKVPGPRLWDGDTTYRISLVMRGLCSVPMTIEVRRFVESPGDQVNYIWLDEGSGEVRKTALEPYALASVNETRKAFDEYVEANAVGSWEEKTKRGDANQLILDHYKNALEHYNRVSDAENVVDQRLLLNFFKLRFALHVSMHPSWVYDRNTKSASCLGMMPAKGDFHPLLDRVPTPPTITKQINSISHIVMLKYHEQVLEDLEKICCKKIRTSFFTVYVVVFLMLHELAVMTEHHRLDALLCQGEEKLRQYAYLSYLEMVKKSANILLLHWQYYRRAPDSLCPADSWIGDHITKWFWTGLSSEHEKFCRENWQKMREMREDVRCPEQKDLGSPFYWVSQMFEDDWSLEDIWHRQGRTKAAKDPDAMPVPKPLRAKRRK, encoded by the exons ATGTCCTCACAAAGCATCACAGCTCCATTCGAACTTTCCCCTCCTTTGTATCAATTTCGCGGCAACAAC GATACCAAGACTACGGGACATGGCCAAGCCCCCTTCTATCCAACCCACCTTGGCGCGTACGCAGACACTCAGACGCAGCCACACTGGGAGGAGTACGAAGGCCTCTCCGTAGCTCAAGCGGCCGCAGTTCCATTCCACGAGTACTACCATCCCATCGACGGCTCGTATCACTCGGCCGAAGAATTATATCCGCTAGAGGCTCTGGGCTCTTCTGTTCACGCTAGGTGCCTCGATGAACCAACACTGCAACCGATGACTTCAGCGGTGGCTTCCCTAGGAAGCCAATATTCCAACTTTGCCAATCCCTCGCAACTGGCTGGCTGCTACAGGACTGGCCCTTATCCAACCGCACGTCAGACAGCTGGTGGCACACTTGGCCCTGAACGAGTAGCGGATTGTTGTGGACAGCCGAGACACTGGGAAGTGTCGGCTGGGCTTGCGACATGCTCGACTTGGATATCGCCCCCGCCCAGCACAATTGCGTTGTCCAGCGGCTCGTGTAGTCCTAAGGACATGTGCATCGTGACCCCTCGCCGATTCCCCTTTCCTGAGCATCAACTTATGACGCATCCCCAAGCATCTCCGCCCCATGGCATCGAGCCCGTAACGGCTAGACCGAGCCCCGAGGTTGAAATGCGTTTCAaccacggcgccgccgggaaGAGCAATGCCATCTTCGGACACGAGAAGCGAGCGGGCCCCGAAAGAGCCAAGACAGGTAGTCGAAGAAAACGTACAATGACGGAGGAAGAACGCCGAGCTATAGCGGACACCAGGCAGATTGGTGCTTGCATCAGATGCCGCATGCAGCGCCTCAAA TGCGATGTCAACCCGAACGACCGCCAAGGGCCCTGCCTTACGTGTTCCCGAGTCGACATGAGTTCCGCCAAAGTCGTCCACCGACAGCCTTGCATTCGAACCAAACTCTCCGACGTCGTGCTATACCGTGATCCCAATACGGCGGGTTGTGAAGCCTGGGGGTCCCCTGCTAAAGTCCCCGGTCCCAGACTATGGGATGGTGATACCACGTATAGGATCAGCCTGGTGATGCGGGGACTCTGCTCGGTGCCCATGACCATCGAAGTGAGGCGGTTCGTGGAAAGCCCCGGTGATCAAGTCAACTATATCTGGCTGGACGAGGGAAGCGGCGAGGTCCGGAAGACTGCCCTCGAGCCATACGCCCTCGCCAGCGTCAACGAAACGCGCAAAGCCTTTGACGAATACGTCGAGGCCAATGCCGTCGGCAGCTGGGAGGAGAAGACCAAGAGGGGCGATGCCAACCAGCTCATCCTCGACCATTACAAGAACGCGCTGGAGCATTACAACAGAGTCAGCGACGCCGAGAATGTTGTTGACCAAAGGCTTTTGTTGAATTTCTTCAAGCTACGCTTTGCACTCC ACGTCAGCATGCATCCTTCGTGGGTCTACGACAGAAACACCAAAAGCGCCAGCTGTCTGGGCATGATGCCGGCCAAGGGTGACTTCCATCCTCTGCTTGACCGGGTCCCAACACCTCCGACGATCACCAAGCAGATCAACTCGATCAGCCATATAGTAATGCTCAAGTACCACGAGCAGGTGCTGGAAGACCTCGAGAAGATCTGCTGCAAGAAGATACGGACGTCCTTCTTCACGGTCTACGTCGTCGTGTTCTTGATGTTGCACGAGCTTGCCGTCATGACGGAACACCACCGTCTGGACGCCCTACTGTGCCAGGGCGAAGAG AAACTGCGACAGTACGCGTACCTCTCGTACCTCGAAATGGTGAAGAAGAGCGCCAACATCCTGCTGCTCCATTGGCAGTACTACAGGAGAGCACCCGACTCCCTCTGCCCGGCGGACAGCTGGATCGGCGACCACATCACAAAGTGGTTCTGGACGGGGCTCAGCAGCGAGCATGAGAAGTTTTGCCGGGAGAACTGGCAAAAGATGAGGGAGATGCGAGAGGACG TCCGCTGCCCCGAGCAAAAGGACCTCGGCAGCCCCTTTTACTGGGTCTCGCAGATGTTTGAGGATGATTGGTCTTTGGAAGACATCTGGCATCGCCAGGGACGCacgaaggcggccaaggaccCGGACGCGATGCCGGTTCCCAAGCCTCTCAGAGCAAAAAGACGCAAGTGA